CATCCTCAAGACCGCGGCTCCCCTGCTCGTGCGCTACCCCGCCGCCCACGTGCGCGCGGCCGTCGTCGTCCTGCACGACGAGCGGGGCCTCACCGCCGAAGCCGAGGACGCCTGCCGCGCGCTCGCCGAGTGCGGCTACCTCGCCGTCGCGCCGCTGCTCTACTACGACACCGGCGGACGGGTCTTCCCGCGCGGCAACTTCGCGGCCCTCGAGCCCGCGGACCTCGCCGCCGACGTGGCCGGCGCGCTGGACCACCTGAGCCGCCGGGCGCGGGTTCCGGCGAGCGCCTTCATCGGGCTCGGCCAGGGCGCCCATCTCGCCGCCGTGGCCGCCGCCGAGCACGGACTGCCGGCCGCCGGCGTCGACCCGCGTGAGGGGCCCTGGCCGGACCTCCCCGAGCTGCCGGTGCTCGCCGCGAACCTGGGCGGGTCCTGGCTGTCCCTGTGTGACGAAGCCGACGCCCGGGACGAAGCAGTGCGATTCCTCGATTCAGCCCGCACACTATTGCCCGACGAGGAGACCGAATGAGCATCGACGCCACACCCGCCATGACGCAGGGTGACATCGCTGCGCGGCTGGAACGGCTGCCGATGTCGCGATGGCAGATCAGCGTCCGCCTGCTGATCGGCATCGTGACCTTTTTCGAGGCGTTCGACCAGCTGCTGATCGCCTACACGCTGCCGGTGCTCTCCCGCGAGTGGGGCCTGTCGGCGGCCACCAGCACCGCGGCGCTGACCATCGGCTCGATCGGGATGCTGGTCGGCGCGCTGGTGTCCGGCTGGGCCGCCGACCGGATCGGCCGGGTGCGGGTGATCGCGATCTGCGTCGCCGTCAGCGCACTGTGCAGCGCCGGCATGGCGGCCTGCGACTCGCTCACCCCGTTCCTCGTCCTGCGGTTCGTGCAGGGCCTCGCGATCGGCGGCGAGGTGCCGACCGCGGCCGCCTACATCAGCGAGATCACCCGCGCCCACAAGCGCGGCCGGTTCGTGCTGCTCTACGAGGTGGTGTTCCCGGCGGGCCTGGCGGTGAGCGCGCTGGTCGCGGCGTGGCTGATCCCCCTGTGGGGCTGGCGCTCGCTGTACCTGCTGGCCGCCGTCCCCGGCCTGATGGCGTTCGTGATCCTGCGCAAGGTGCCGGAGTCGCCGCGCTGGCTCGCCTCCCGCGGCAAGTACGACAAGGCCGCCGCGGCGATGGCGACGATGGAGACCAAGGTCCGGCGCGCCACCGGCGAGCCGCTGCCTGCGCCCGCCGCCACGGTGCCGGTCACCGCCCCGCAGCAGCGCGGCAACGCCCTGCGCGACCTGTTCGCCGGCCGCTACCGCCGCCGCACGCTGACCGTGTGGACCATCTGGTTCGTCGGCTACCTCGCCAACTACGGCATCACGTCGTGGCTGCCGACCATCTACCGCGGCGTGTTCCACCTGCCGCTGGGCCAGGCGCTCTGGTACAGCACCGCGACCTCGGCCGCCGGCCTGGTCGGGTGCGTGCTGGCGGCGCTGGTGATCGACCGGATCGGGCGCCGGATGGTGCTGGCCGCCGGGCTCGGCGTGACCACCGCGATGCTGGTGGTGCTGGGCGCGCTCGGCGCCGGGTCGCCGGTGCAGCTGCTGGTGTGGTCGTCGCTGGCGGCGGTGTTCAACTTCGCCGTGAACATCAGCCTGTACCTCTACACGCCCGAGCTGTACCCGACGCGCAGCCGCGCGCTGGGCTGCAGCCTCGGCGGGGTGATGAACCGGCTGGGCCTGATCCTCGGGCCGATCCTGGTCGGCGCGGTCTACGCCGGCGGCACCGCGCTGGGCTCGGTGTTCCTGCTGATCAGCGGGATCACGCTGGTCGGCGCGATCGTGGCCGCGGTGTTCGCCGAGGAGACGCGCGGCCGCACGCTGGAGGAGATCGCGCCCTGACTCCGATGGGGTGCCGGGTTCGCCCGGCACCCCGCCGCGGCGCGGTTTTCACGCTAGGTTCGGCCCATGGCCAAGGGCGAGGCGGTGGAGCTGGAGGTCGGGAACCACACGGTGCGGATCTCGAACCCGCAGCGCGTCTACTTCCCGGCGCGGGGCGAGACGAAGCTGGACCTGGCGCGGTACTACCTGTCCGTCGGCGACGGCATCGTGCGCGCGCTGCGGGAGCGGCCGTGCATGCTGCACCGGTTCCCGTCCGGGGTGAGCGGCGACAAGGTGCACCAGAAGCGCGTACCCGCCGGGGCGCCGCCGTGGCTGGAGACGGTGCGCGTGCACTTCCCGCGCTACAACCGGCACGCCGACGAGCTGTGCGTGACCGAGCTGGCGCACGTGATCTGGGCGGTGCAGATGAGCACCGTGGAGTTCCACCCGTGGAACTCGCGGCGGGCGGACACCGAGAAGCCCGACGAGTGGCGCATCGACCTCGATCCCGGCCCGGAGGCCGACTTCGCCCGGGTGCGGCGGGTGGCGCACGTCGCGCACGAGGTGCTCGACGAGCTGGGCGCGACGGGGTGGCCCAAGACGTCCGGCGGCAGCGGCCTGCACATCTACGTGCGGATCGAGCCGCGGTGGGGGTTCAGCGAGGTGCGGCGGGCGGCGCTGGCGTTCGCGCACGAGGTGGAGCGCCGCGCGCCGGACGACGTGACCACGACGTGGTGGCGCAAGGACCGCGACCCGGCGCTGGTGTTCGTCGACTACAACCAGAACGCGCGCGACCACACGATCGCGAGCGCGTACTCGGTGCGGGGCGTGCCCGAGGCGACGGTGTCGACGCCGATCGCGTGGGACGAGGTGGACGACGTCGAACCGGGCGACTGCACGATCGCGACGGTCCCCGCCCGGTTCGCGAAGCTCGGCGACCTGCACGCGGGCATCGACGACAGCGCCTACTCGCTGGAGACGCTGCTGGAGTGGGCGGACCGCGACGGGCTGGATTGACCGCGGTGCGGAACTCGTGGTCTCGCGACGGCCCCCACGATCCGAGCGCCACTCCAGCTCGGCCCCGCACGACCACGCCGACCGCCGGAGTCCGGACCGGCCGCAACCGGCACGCGAACCCCGTCGCACCGCTCCGGCGCGGCGCGCCCGCACCGGCCGGGCGCGCCGCACCTGACTCCGCCGGTGAACGCCGCATAAGGATCACTCCGGCGGGTAATCCCAGCGCTCACCGACCGGAAGGACCGGAGATGAGCACCGACGACAAGGCCCAGAACAAGGCTGAAGAGCTCAAGGGCAAGGCGAAGGAAGGCCTCGGCAAGGCCACCGGCAACGAGCAGTGGGAGGCCGAGGGCAAGGGCGACCAGGGCAAGGCCGACGTCAAGCAGGCCGGCGAGAAGGTCAAGGACGCGGCGAAGGACGTGTTCGACCGCTGACCCCGGTGGCACACGCCACAACAGGGTGTACGCATGGCGTTCGATGAGTTCAGCATGCGTACATGAGACTCGACGAGGAGATCAGCGCGCCGCGGTTCGAGCGTCCGCCGTCACCGGTCGCCGGGCCGCGGCGGGTGCGCCGGGACCTCACCGGCACCACCCTCACCAACGGCGTGATCGGCCTGGTGTTCTCCGCGACCGGGCCGATCGCGGTCATCCTCGCCGTCGGGGTGCAGGGCGGCCTCAGCCCGGCGCAGCTCGCGTCGTGGATCTTCGGGGTCTTCTTCCTCAACGGCATCCTCACGGCGCTCGCGTCGTGGCTGTACCGGCGGCCGCTGGCGTTCTTCTGGACGATCCCCGGCACGGTCGTCGTCGGCGGGTCGCTCACCCACCTGAGCTGGCCCGAGGTCCTGGGCGCGTTCGTGGTCACCGCGCTGCTGATCCTGGTGATCGGCCTGACCGGCTGGGTGCGCACGGTGATGGCCGCGCTGCCGATGCCGATCGTCATGGCCATGGTCGCCGGGGTGTTCCTGAAGTTCGGGCTCGACCTGGTGACCGCGCTCGGCGTGGACCCGGTGGTCGCGGTCCCGATGGTCGTGGTGTTCGTGCTGCTCAGCGCCCTGCCCGCGGCCGGGAGACGGCTGCCGCCGATCCTCGGGGCGCTGCTGGCCGGCGCGGTCGCCGTGGCGGTCTCGGGCCGCTTCTCCCCTGCCGGCGCCGGCTGGCTCGCCGAGCCGTTGCTGCAGGCGCCCCGGTTCACCTGGCCCGCGTTGCTGGAACTGGTCGTGCCGCTGGCCGTGACCGTGCTGGTGGTGCAGAACGGCCAGGGCGTCGCCGTCCTGAAGCAGGCCGGGCACGAGCCGCCCACGAACGTCGTGACCGTCCTGTGCGGACTGTGGTCGCTGCCTGCCGCGGCGGTGGGCGCGGTCTCCACGTGCCTGACCGGGCCGACGAACGCACTGCTGGTCGCCTCGGGCGAGCGGGACCGCCAGTACACCGCGGCCGTCGTGTGCGGGATCGGCGCCGTGGTGACCGGGTTGTTCGCGCCGGCGTTCGTGCGCCTGATGCTCGCGACGCCGCCCGCGTTCATCGCGGTGCTGGGCGGGCTGGCGATGCTGCGGGCGCTGCAGAGCGCGTTCGTCACGGCCTTCCGCACCCGCTTCACCCTCGGCGCGCTGGTGGCGTTCCTGGTGACCGTGTCCGGCGTGCAGCCGTTGCACATCAGCTCCGCGTTCTGGGGCCTGGTCGCCGGGCTCGCGGTGTCGTTCCTGCTGGAGCGCGGCGACTTCCGCTCATGACCGCCGCCGGGCGGCCAGCTCCGCCCGCGAGCGGATGCCGAGTTTGGCGTAGATGCGGGTCAGGTGGTACTGCACCGTCTTGGTGGACAGGAACAGCTCCGCCGCGACCTCCCGGTTGGACAGTCCACTCGCGACCAGCTGGGACACCGCCTCCTCCTGCGGGGTCAGCTCGCCGAACCCGCGGCCGCGCGGGACGTGCACGCCGCCCGCCTTCAGCTCGCGGTCGCAGCGGGCCACGTACGTCGCGGCCCCCAGCGCGGCGAACGCGTCACGGGCGGTGCTGATCACCGCGTCCGCCTCGCGGCGTTTGCCCGCCCGGCGCAGGATCTGCCCGTAGGCGAAGTTCACCCGCGCCAGGTCGTAGCGCAAGGGCAGGTCCTCCAGCAGTTCCAGCGCCTCGTCGAACGCCGCCCGCGCCCCGTCGACGTCGCCCTGCGTGCCGAGCAGCCGTCCCCGCGCCGCACCGAGCCTGGCCCGCGCCGAGACGCGCCCGCGTTCCGCGGCGAGGCGTTCGTGCGGCGCCAGGAACGCGTCCGCCTCCGCGGTCTTGCCCTCCAGCACCAGCGCGTGCGCGTACATGTCCGCCCACGGCCACAACCCCGGCTCGTCGATGCTGCCGCCCGCCCACGGCATCGTCAGCGGCCGCAACGCCCGCAGCACCCCGGCCGCGTCCGCGCGCGCCTCCGCGACATGCGCCCGCGCCAGGCACGACGGCACCCGCATGATCTCGTAGTCCTGCGGCCCCGCATCGGCACGGCGCAACGCCTCCTCGGCGCGCTCCCAGTCGCCCCGCAGCGCGTGCACCGCCACCGCCGTCCACGCCAGCAGCGGCCCGGCCAGCACGATCCCCGAGCGGTCCAGCAACGGCTCCGCCTCCGCGACGATGCGCAGCGCGTCGTCCCACTCCCCCGCCAGGAACTGCGCCCGCGCCAGCCACCCGCGTGCCCACAACGAGATCCGCGTCGAACCGCCGAGGA
The window above is part of the Amycolatopsis thermoflava N1165 genome. Proteins encoded here:
- a CDS encoding dienelactone hydrolase family protein, whose product is MATPATTHHHGHAPANRRRRILKTAAPLLVRYPAAHVRAAVVVLHDERGLTAEAEDACRALAECGYLAVAPLLYYDTGGRVFPRGNFAALEPADLAADVAGALDHLSRRARVPASAFIGLGQGAHLAAVAAAEHGLPAAGVDPREGPWPDLPELPVLAANLGGSWLSLCDEADARDEAVRFLDSARTLLPDEETE
- a CDS encoding MFS transporter, encoding MSIDATPAMTQGDIAARLERLPMSRWQISVRLLIGIVTFFEAFDQLLIAYTLPVLSREWGLSAATSTAALTIGSIGMLVGALVSGWAADRIGRVRVIAICVAVSALCSAGMAACDSLTPFLVLRFVQGLAIGGEVPTAAAYISEITRAHKRGRFVLLYEVVFPAGLAVSALVAAWLIPLWGWRSLYLLAAVPGLMAFVILRKVPESPRWLASRGKYDKAAAAMATMETKVRRATGEPLPAPAATVPVTAPQQRGNALRDLFAGRYRRRTLTVWTIWFVGYLANYGITSWLPTIYRGVFHLPLGQALWYSTATSAAGLVGCVLAALVIDRIGRRMVLAAGLGVTTAMLVVLGALGAGSPVQLLVWSSLAAVFNFAVNISLYLYTPELYPTRSRALGCSLGGVMNRLGLILGPILVGAVYAGGTALGSVFLLISGITLVGAIVAAVFAEETRGRTLEEIAP
- the ligD gene encoding non-homologous end-joining DNA ligase, whose amino-acid sequence is MAKGEAVELEVGNHTVRISNPQRVYFPARGETKLDLARYYLSVGDGIVRALRERPCMLHRFPSGVSGDKVHQKRVPAGAPPWLETVRVHFPRYNRHADELCVTELAHVIWAVQMSTVEFHPWNSRRADTEKPDEWRIDLDPGPEADFARVRRVAHVAHEVLDELGATGWPKTSGGSGLHIYVRIEPRWGFSEVRRAALAFAHEVERRAPDDVTTTWWRKDRDPALVFVDYNQNARDHTIASAYSVRGVPEATVSTPIAWDEVDDVEPGDCTIATVPARFAKLGDLHAGIDDSAYSLETLLEWADRDGLD
- a CDS encoding CsbD family protein, which translates into the protein MSTDDKAQNKAEELKGKAKEGLGKATGNEQWEAEGKGDQGKADVKQAGEKVKDAAKDVFDR
- a CDS encoding benzoate/H(+) symporter BenE family transporter, which translates into the protein MRLDEEISAPRFERPPSPVAGPRRVRRDLTGTTLTNGVIGLVFSATGPIAVILAVGVQGGLSPAQLASWIFGVFFLNGILTALASWLYRRPLAFFWTIPGTVVVGGSLTHLSWPEVLGAFVVTALLILVIGLTGWVRTVMAALPMPIVMAMVAGVFLKFGLDLVTALGVDPVVAVPMVVVFVLLSALPAAGRRLPPILGALLAGAVAVAVSGRFSPAGAGWLAEPLLQAPRFTWPALLELVVPLAVTVLVVQNGQGVAVLKQAGHEPPTNVVTVLCGLWSLPAAAVGAVSTCLTGPTNALLVASGERDRQYTAAVVCGIGAVVTGLFAPAFVRLMLATPPAFIAVLGGLAMLRALQSAFVTAFRTRFTLGALVAFLVTVSGVQPLHISSAFWGLVAGLAVSFLLERGDFRS